A window of Thermococcus aggregans contains these coding sequences:
- a CDS encoding potassium channel family protein gives MEEFEEFEYQPKSVKEIFIEMKNIVELMVDLAYTAILFGDKEIAEEVLDLEERMDLLNYHLMTHAVLAARSPKEAEQITSLLQMANSIEDISNAAGDLAKMVLEGVELHPVITEAIMESEEVITKIPVSGDSVIVGKTLGELDLATNTGVWIIAVKRGKRWIFAPDKDFKIKPGDILIGRGTHTSVEHLKEIARGAIRVVGDERA, from the coding sequence ATGGAAGAGTTTGAAGAGTTTGAGTACCAACCCAAAAGCGTTAAGGAAATTTTCATAGAGATGAAAAACATTGTGGAACTCATGGTTGACCTTGCTTATACGGCAATTCTCTTCGGAGACAAGGAAATAGCCGAAGAAGTACTAGATCTTGAGGAGAGAATGGATTTGCTTAACTACCACCTAATGACCCATGCTGTTTTGGCAGCAAGGAGCCCAAAAGAGGCGGAGCAGATAACCTCCCTTCTCCAGATGGCAAACTCCATAGAGGACATCTCAAACGCCGCTGGAGACCTTGCAAAAATGGTTCTTGAAGGGGTTGAACTTCATCCGGTGATTACAGAGGCAATTATGGAAAGTGAGGAGGTAATAACAAAAATCCCCGTATCTGGCGATTCGGTTATTGTGGGAAAAACACTTGGGGAGCTTGATCTAGCCACGAATACCGGTGTTTGGATAATAGCCGTCAAGAGGGGCAAGAGGTGGATTTTTGCTCCGGATAAAGACTTCAAGATAAAGCCGGGAGATATTTTGATTGGAAGGGGAACTCATACTTCCGTTGAACACCTTAAAGAAATCGCCAGAGGGGCTATCAGGGTGGTTGGTGATGAAAGAGCTTGA
- a CDS encoding potassium channel family protein — protein MKELEEIKDCLIEMKNLSSLMVDLAFSSVMYNSEDIADEVYLLEEKMDELTLKVKKLALRAAKHEENPEKLLSIIEMATINEQISDSAYEIADIVLRDVEPHPIIRKIMHDVEEEIGRIKVNKGSILIGQSLKQLKLPTKVGVRLIAIKRNGRYIYNPSKDEKIKEGDILIAVGSGIDRLRELSNEKGEEGEFIEEE, from the coding sequence ATGAAAGAGCTTGAAGAGATAAAGGATTGTCTCATAGAAATGAAAAACCTCTCTTCCCTTATGGTCGACCTTGCCTTCTCCTCTGTCATGTACAATAGCGAAGACATAGCTGATGAAGTATACCTTCTTGAAGAAAAGATGGACGAGCTCACGTTAAAAGTTAAGAAACTTGCCCTGAGAGCAGCTAAACATGAAGAAAACCCTGAAAAGCTTCTCAGTATAATTGAAATGGCAACAATAAATGAGCAGATAAGCGATTCCGCTTATGAGATAGCCGACATTGTTCTTAGAGATGTTGAGCCCCACCCCATAATAAGGAAAATAATGCACGACGTTGAGGAAGAAATAGGGCGCATAAAGGTGAACAAGGGATCAATACTTATAGGGCAGTCTTTAAAACAGCTCAAGCTTCCGACAAAAGTGGGTGTAAGGTTGATTGCAATAAAGAGGAACGGAAGGTACATCTACAACCCCTCTAAGGACGAGAAAATTAAAGAGGGGGACATATTGATAGCCGTAGGCTCAGGAATTGACCGTCTGAGGGAACTCTCCAACGAAAAAGGTGAGGAAGGGGAATTTATAGAGGAGGAATAA
- a CDS encoding metallophosphoesterase family protein, translated as MKIAHISDTHITSGEAYKGYAYDLIANEINTLDYDIVIHTGDVTNEGLREEYERASYELKKIKKPLIVVPGNHDARNVGYELFEKYIGPLNGVYEKGDLVIIWVDSTIPDLSDGRIGGYKFKWLKEKLEEYSHKKFKIVAAHHHLIPLPDTGRERNVLFNAGDVLDLLLKHDVTLYICGHKHVPNVYKVESLVVANAGCTSCRKTRKGDVNSYNIIKIKNDGKISVSIKRVTGEVIQRDFKTRKQRIFVPKKKRLLRIVQMSESNVSDRVYFRERVLENAIKAINEKYRPDLVIHCGDIVDVGTERYYAKAYEFWEKIKPKKIIVPGHNDITYLGYDLFNEYFGEPDIVELGDFVFIPIISAQYETPIGVVGRIGQRILRKHLREHEEKFRVVIMHHNIIPIPKSREIGFLEDGGNVLKILTDEKANLVLTGHGGNTLGIKVEETPIINAGSISWELHRNPFGNSFNLIDVYEDMIAAFEIQATWGSRKLLGIWKIKTKVPWA; from the coding sequence ATGAAGATAGCCCACATAAGCGACACGCACATAACCAGTGGGGAGGCTTACAAGGGATACGCCTACGACTTAATAGCCAACGAAATCAACACACTTGATTATGACATAGTTATTCATACTGGAGATGTAACAAACGAGGGACTGAGGGAAGAGTACGAGAGGGCAAGCTATGAACTAAAAAAGATCAAGAAACCTCTAATAGTCGTCCCCGGAAACCACGATGCAAGGAACGTGGGCTACGAGCTCTTTGAGAAATACATAGGGCCTCTAAATGGGGTTTACGAAAAAGGAGATCTCGTTATCATATGGGTTGATTCAACAATCCCGGACTTAAGCGATGGAAGAATAGGTGGATACAAGTTTAAATGGCTCAAAGAAAAGCTTGAGGAATATTCGCACAAAAAATTCAAGATTGTTGCTGCCCATCATCATCTAATTCCCCTCCCCGATACGGGAAGAGAGAGGAACGTCTTATTTAATGCAGGGGACGTTCTGGACTTACTTCTAAAGCACGATGTCACCCTTTACATCTGCGGACACAAGCATGTTCCCAACGTCTACAAAGTTGAGAGCCTCGTTGTGGCAAATGCGGGTTGTACTTCGTGCAGGAAAACAAGAAAAGGCGATGTGAACAGCTACAACATAATCAAAATTAAAAACGATGGAAAGATTTCAGTGAGCATAAAGCGAGTTACAGGAGAGGTAATCCAGAGAGACTTTAAAACCAGAAAGCAAAGAATCTTCGTCCCAAAGAAAAAGAGATTGCTGAGAATAGTTCAGATGAGCGAGAGCAATGTATCGGATAGGGTTTACTTTAGAGAGAGGGTTTTGGAAAATGCGATTAAGGCTATTAACGAGAAGTATAGGCCAGACTTAGTTATACACTGTGGAGATATAGTAGATGTTGGAACTGAGAGATATTATGCAAAAGCCTATGAATTCTGGGAAAAGATTAAGCCGAAAAAGATTATAGTGCCTGGCCACAACGATATTACCTACCTTGGCTACGATCTTTTCAATGAGTATTTTGGGGAGCCAGATATTGTAGAACTCGGCGATTTTGTGTTTATACCAATAATTTCAGCACAATATGAAACCCCGATAGGCGTTGTAGGAAGAATAGGCCAGAGGATTTTAAGGAAACACTTAAGGGAACACGAAGAAAAGTTTAGGGTTGTTATAATGCACCACAACATAATACCGATACCCAAGAGCAGGGAGATAGGGTTCTTGGAAGATGGGGGCAACGTATTGAAGATACTAACCGACGAAAAAGCGAATTTAGTCTTAACCGGGCACGGGGGCAACACGCTTGGGATAAAAGTTGAAGAAACACCCATAATAAACGCTGGATCAATAAGCTGGGAGCTCCATAGAAACCCATTTGGAAACTCCTTTAATTTAATAGATGTCTATGAAGACATGATAGCGGCGTTTGAAATACAGGCAACCTGGGGATCAAGAAAGCTTCTTGGAATATGGAAAATAAAAACAAAAGTGCCATGGGCTTAA
- a CDS encoding CBS domain-containing protein: MDENAPIKVYMTKKLIGVRPNDTVQEACKVMVEFDIGSLVVIDEKDNVVGFFTKSDVIRRVIVPGLPYTTPVKEIMTKELITVDTNTPLKEVLKIMAAKRIKHMLVREGEKVVGIFTLSDLLEASRRKLETSIAAE, encoded by the coding sequence ATGGATGAAAACGCCCCCATTAAAGTTTATATGACGAAGAAGCTCATAGGCGTAAGACCCAACGATACCGTTCAAGAGGCCTGTAAGGTTATGGTGGAGTTTGACATCGGTTCTCTCGTGGTTATTGACGAAAAAGACAACGTAGTGGGTTTCTTCACAAAAAGCGATGTTATTAGAAGGGTTATCGTCCCCGGCTTGCCCTATACGACCCCCGTAAAGGAGATTATGACAAAAGAACTCATTACTGTAGATACAAATACCCCTCTAAAGGAAGTTCTGAAGATTATGGCGGCAAAAAGAATAAAGCACATGCTGGTTAGAGAAGGAGAAAAAGTTGTCGGAATCTTTACGCTAAGTGATCTGCTTGAGGCAAGTAGAAGAAAGCTGGAAACTTCAATAGCGGCGGAGTGA
- a CDS encoding 2-phosphoglycerate kinase, whose protein sequence is MIIVVDPEKKTKIPFSRGILTRSITSTGVDVGIAYSIAAEIVKELEKKNVKVITKDEIRRITYEKLLEHGLKDAAKKYLFWHELRRLKYPMIILLGGATGVGKSTLATELAFRLGIRTVIGTDTVREVMRKIISKDLLPAIHTSSFLAWRELRNLPKDVDPLIYGFESQVRYVTVGVNAVVERSYKEGFNTIIEGIHLVPGYVNLNDRSFMYLITVKNSESLEARFHERARYSLRPAEYYVKNIDNILRIQDYLIEKAKEYGIPIIENVELEKSINAIMSHLMEEIPKRLKEKGIKLSI, encoded by the coding sequence ATGATAATCGTCGTTGATCCCGAAAAGAAGACCAAGATACCCTTTTCGCGGGGAATCTTGACAAGATCAATAACATCAACCGGTGTCGATGTGGGAATAGCATATTCAATAGCGGCTGAGATAGTGAAGGAACTTGAGAAAAAGAACGTAAAGGTCATTACCAAAGATGAGATTCGAAGGATAACATATGAGAAGCTGCTGGAGCATGGGCTTAAAGATGCCGCTAAGAAATACCTCTTCTGGCACGAGCTTAGAAGGCTGAAGTACCCAATGATAATCCTTCTCGGAGGAGCGACCGGAGTTGGAAAGTCCACACTTGCAACGGAGTTAGCTTTTAGACTTGGAATTAGAACCGTCATAGGGACTGACACCGTTAGAGAGGTCATGAGGAAGATAATAAGCAAAGATCTACTGCCAGCAATCCATACCTCCTCATTCCTGGCATGGAGAGAACTCAGAAACCTACCAAAAGATGTAGATCCGCTCATATATGGATTTGAGAGCCAAGTTAGATATGTAACAGTGGGAGTGAACGCCGTCGTAGAGCGTTCATATAAGGAGGGTTTCAATACAATAATAGAGGGCATACACCTTGTTCCGGGCTATGTAAATTTGAATGACAGGAGCTTTATGTACTTGATAACCGTGAAAAACAGCGAGTCGCTTGAAGCGAGATTTCATGAAAGGGCTCGATACAGCCTTAGACCCGCCGAGTACTACGTGAAGAACATCGACAACATACTGCGCATCCAGGATTATCTAATAGAGAAAGCGAAAGAATACGGAATTCCGATTATAGAAAATGTGGAGCTTGAAAAATCTATAAACGCTATAATGAGCCATCTTATGGAGGAAATACCAAAACGGCTTAAGGAAAAAGGTATCAAGCTTTCAATTTAA
- a CDS encoding 2,3-diphosphoglycerate synthetase, with the protein MRMVLIDGEHYPDVTAWAIKQLGDVCCAVFLGGTEKIGDINSLEEKIGVKLYYGENYLIEIERAIRENDIEEVIDLSDEPVLNYEDRFRIAAILLKHSVRYRGADFEFSPKEMIKINKPSLTILGTGKRVGKTAVSGFVARTLKEIAKPIIVTMGRGGPKEPEIIEGNKIEITPEFLVKIADSGKHAASDHFEDALTARVLTIGCRRCGGGMAGFSFFDIVDKGVKLAEKLEGDIVILEGSGATFPAVKADKYITVVGATQRIEFIKSYFGPFRVGLADLIVVTLADMVSKDKLEELNRVLRDINPEADIHLTAFRPRPLGEVEGKKALLVMTAPPEGLEKAAAYLENNYGAEIVGKSSNLANRAKLREDLKRFANYDAVIVELKAAAVDVVTKEALKAGKDVIYLDNEPINIDGKDLREAVLRIGRELKGEGK; encoded by the coding sequence ATGAGAATGGTGCTTATTGATGGTGAGCACTATCCTGATGTAACCGCATGGGCTATAAAACAGCTCGGAGATGTGTGCTGTGCGGTATTCTTGGGAGGTACGGAAAAAATAGGGGATATAAACTCATTAGAGGAAAAAATAGGTGTTAAGCTGTATTATGGCGAGAATTACCTTATCGAAATTGAGAGGGCTATTAGGGAGAACGATATTGAAGAAGTTATTGACCTCAGCGATGAGCCCGTGCTGAACTATGAAGACCGCTTTAGAATAGCAGCAATACTCTTAAAGCACAGCGTAAGATACAGAGGTGCTGATTTTGAGTTCTCTCCAAAGGAAATGATTAAAATTAACAAACCAAGCCTCACAATACTTGGCACTGGAAAGAGAGTGGGAAAAACAGCGGTAAGTGGTTTTGTTGCGAGGACTTTAAAGGAAATTGCAAAGCCCATAATTGTTACCATGGGTAGAGGAGGACCGAAAGAGCCCGAGATAATTGAGGGTAACAAGATAGAGATAACTCCCGAGTTTTTGGTAAAAATTGCGGACTCTGGAAAGCATGCAGCCTCTGACCATTTTGAAGACGCCCTAACAGCTAGGGTTCTAACTATTGGATGTAGAAGATGTGGAGGAGGAATGGCAGGTTTCAGCTTTTTTGACATAGTTGATAAAGGAGTAAAGCTTGCAGAAAAACTTGAAGGGGACATAGTAATACTGGAGGGAAGTGGTGCGACTTTCCCTGCAGTTAAAGCGGACAAATACATAACTGTCGTTGGAGCAACCCAGAGGATTGAGTTCATAAAGAGCTATTTTGGTCCCTTCAGGGTAGGGCTAGCGGATTTAATTGTTGTTACTCTGGCTGACATGGTAAGTAAAGATAAGCTCGAAGAACTCAATAGGGTTCTAAGAGATATAAACCCAGAAGCCGATATCCATTTAACGGCCTTTAGACCAAGACCACTGGGAGAAGTAGAGGGCAAAAAAGCCCTCCTTGTTATGACCGCACCGCCAGAGGGGCTTGAGAAGGCTGCAGCATATCTGGAAAATAACTATGGAGCAGAAATAGTTGGAAAGAGCTCCAACTTAGCAAACAGGGCAAAGCTCAGGGAAGATTTAAAGCGCTTTGCTAACTACGATGCTGTTATAGTGGAACTAAAAGCGGCAGCCGTAGATGTTGTCACAAAAGAAGCCCTTAAGGCAGGAAAGGATGTAATATACCTAGACAATGAACCGATAAATATAGACGGCAAGGACTTAAGAGAGGCAGTTTTGAGGATTGGGAGAGAGCTCAAAGGTGAGGGCAAATGA
- the wtpA gene encoding tungstate ABC transporter substrate-binding protein WtpA, whose product MKKMSLVILGVLIFAVIASGCIGGSEVKDSGTRSVSSSGETGLKKATLKIFHAGSLSEPLKDVGEAFREYAKTIGYDVEIQAEASGSVMAVRKVTDLGKKADIVVVADYTLIPQLLVPDYTDFYVLFATNEIVIAFTDKSKYSDEINSDNWYEILAKPDVSFGFSDPNQDPCGYRSVMVMKLADLYYGKSIFETLVEKNTNIYAEGDHIIAPKDIQIKTDKVVIRPKETDLTGLVESGSLDYYFIYKSVAMQHNLKFIELPREINLKDFALAEHYGQVSITLGSTGKTIKAKPIVYGVTVLGDAPNRELALAYLKFLLSEKGKEIFEENYQDFIWPPVGFGNIPKEIRDEVKIEG is encoded by the coding sequence ATGAAAAAGATGTCGCTAGTCATTCTAGGGGTTCTCATTTTTGCGGTGATTGCAAGCGGCTGCATAGGAGGGAGCGAAGTTAAAGACAGCGGCACGAGAAGTGTCTCTTCTTCAGGAGAAACGGGGCTTAAAAAGGCAACTTTGAAGATTTTCCATGCTGGTTCTCTAAGTGAGCCGTTAAAAGACGTTGGTGAGGCTTTTAGGGAGTATGCTAAAACTATTGGCTACGACGTGGAGATTCAAGCAGAAGCCAGTGGAAGCGTCATGGCCGTTAGAAAAGTCACTGATTTGGGGAAAAAAGCAGATATAGTGGTTGTGGCAGATTACACCTTAATCCCCCAATTGCTGGTGCCGGATTATACGGATTTTTACGTTCTTTTTGCGACCAATGAAATAGTCATAGCCTTTACCGACAAGAGCAAATATTCCGATGAGATTAACTCGGACAACTGGTACGAGATCTTAGCTAAACCCGATGTTTCATTCGGTTTTAGTGACCCAAATCAAGACCCCTGTGGCTATCGGAGCGTTATGGTGATGAAGCTTGCTGACCTCTATTATGGAAAGTCGATTTTTGAAACCCTGGTAGAGAAGAACACAAACATCTATGCCGAAGGAGACCATATAATCGCCCCAAAGGATATTCAAATTAAAACCGACAAGGTTGTTATAAGACCAAAGGAGACCGATTTAACAGGTTTGGTGGAGAGCGGCAGCTTGGACTACTATTTCATTTACAAAAGCGTTGCGATGCAGCACAATCTGAAATTCATCGAACTGCCCAGGGAGATTAACCTGAAGGACTTTGCCCTAGCGGAGCATTATGGTCAAGTGTCGATAACGCTGGGCTCGACGGGAAAAACGATTAAAGCAAAGCCGATTGTTTACGGGGTAACGGTTTTAGGGGATGCTCCCAATAGGGAGCTCGCTTTGGCCTATCTAAAGTTCTTGCTGAGCGAAAAGGGCAAAGAGATTTTTGAGGAAAATTACCAGGATTTCATATGGCCACCTGTGGGGTTTGGAAACATCCCAAAGGAGATTAGGGATGAAGTAAAGATCGAAGGCTAA
- the wtpB gene encoding tungstate ABC transporter permease WtpB: MRDYVTWFFALLGTFFVLYILLPLAVIVTKQLLDLEMLINALHDDLVIEALKNSLLTSTATMLISLFFGVPLGYVLARKDFKGKSFVQAVVDVPIVIPHSVVGIMLLTTFSSRILDSYLGIIMAMLFVSAPFTINAARDGFLAVDEKLEHVARTLGASKLKAFFTVSVPIAMPSILSGAIMTWARAISEVGAILIIAYYPKTAQVLVMEYFNNYGLRASRPISVILVLLSLSIFVVLRWFVGRSKNA; this comes from the coding sequence ATGAGGGACTACGTAACATGGTTCTTCGCTCTGCTCGGCACGTTCTTTGTTCTGTACATACTTCTTCCATTAGCTGTTATTGTGACCAAGCAACTCCTAGACTTGGAGATGTTAATAAATGCACTCCACGACGATCTCGTAATTGAGGCGCTTAAAAACTCTCTCCTCACTTCTACAGCCACGATGCTGATTTCTCTCTTTTTTGGAGTCCCACTAGGCTATGTCCTTGCGAGGAAGGACTTTAAGGGCAAAAGCTTTGTTCAGGCCGTTGTTGATGTTCCCATCGTTATTCCCCATTCCGTCGTTGGCATAATGCTCCTCACGACATTTTCCAGCAGGATTCTGGACAGCTATCTTGGGATAATCATGGCAATGCTCTTTGTTTCTGCCCCTTTTACAATCAATGCCGCTAGGGATGGATTTCTGGCTGTGGATGAAAAGCTTGAGCATGTAGCAAGAACGCTCGGAGCGAGCAAGCTGAAGGCGTTCTTTACGGTATCTGTTCCAATTGCAATGCCTTCTATTTTGAGCGGTGCCATAATGACGTGGGCAAGGGCGATAAGCGAAGTTGGAGCAATCCTTATTATCGCCTACTACCCCAAAACTGCACAGGTTCTGGTGATGGAGTATTTCAACAACTACGGTTTGAGGGCTTCAAGGCCAATTTCCGTTATCTTGGTGCTGCTGAGCCTTAGCATCTTCGTTGTTTTAAGGTGGTTCGTGGGGAGGTCGAAAAATGCTTAG
- the wtpC gene encoding tungstate ABC transporter ATP-binding protein WtpC: MLRVEKVSKDWKEFKLRNISFEVKENEYFIILGPSGAGKTLLLEIIAGIFMPDSGRIFMDGEDITFLPPEKRNLAYIPQNYALFPHMKVYDNIAYGLKLRKIPKNEIDRKVKEIAETLEISHLLHRKPGTLSGGEAQRVAIARALVLEPRVILLDEPFANLDPQTRAKLIQEMKRWRKELNFTALHVTHSFEEAVSLGDRVGVMLNGTLIQTGEVREVFSKPKNEEVAKFLGFENIIEGVAEGRVLRANGISIELPVEVKGKVRIGIRPEDIVISSEPIKSSARNEFKARVLTVEDLGSLVRLTLEVGGIQLRAFITRSSLVEMGIEEGKDVYLSFKATAIHVF; encoded by the coding sequence ATGCTTAGGGTTGAAAAAGTCAGCAAGGACTGGAAAGAGTTCAAGCTTAGAAATATTAGCTTTGAAGTTAAGGAGAATGAATATTTCATAATTTTGGGCCCTAGTGGTGCTGGGAAGACCCTTCTCCTTGAGATTATTGCTGGAATATTCATGCCGGATTCTGGAAGGATATTCATGGACGGGGAAGACATAACTTTTCTTCCCCCAGAAAAGAGGAATTTAGCTTATATCCCTCAGAACTATGCTCTTTTCCCTCACATGAAGGTTTATGATAACATAGCCTACGGATTAAAGCTTAGGAAGATTCCAAAAAACGAAATCGACAGAAAGGTCAAGGAAATCGCAGAAACCCTTGAAATCTCCCACCTCTTGCATAGGAAACCGGGAACGCTGAGTGGCGGTGAGGCTCAAAGAGTGGCTATTGCAAGGGCTCTAGTATTGGAACCGAGGGTTATACTTCTCGACGAGCCATTTGCGAACTTGGATCCCCAAACGAGGGCTAAGCTTATTCAAGAGATGAAAAGATGGAGAAAAGAACTTAACTTTACGGCTTTGCACGTGACACACTCGTTTGAAGAGGCTGTCAGCTTGGGGGATAGGGTGGGAGTAATGCTTAATGGAACGTTAATTCAAACTGGAGAAGTTAGAGAGGTTTTTTCCAAGCCTAAAAACGAGGAAGTAGCCAAGTTTCTCGGGTTTGAGAACATAATTGAGGGCGTTGCAGAGGGAAGAGTCTTAAGGGCAAATGGAATTTCAATAGAACTGCCGGTTGAGGTTAAGGGGAAGGTAAGGATCGGTATCAGGCCAGAGGACATTGTGATATCAAGCGAACCCATAAAAAGCTCTGCAAGAAATGAATTCAAGGCAAGGGTTTTGACGGTTGAAGATTTAGGCTCTCTTGTAAGGCTAACTCTTGAGGTTGGTGGAATTCAGCTTAGGGCGTTCATCACTCGTTCTTCTCTGGTAGAGATGGGAATTGAAGAGGGAAAAGATGTTTACCTGAGCTTTAAAGCAACGGCGATTCATGTCTTCTAA
- a CDS encoding aromatic amino acid transport family protein, which yields MKKLTLAEASAMLIGTQIGAGVLGLPYALKDAGILGVLVVIVAGLMTLLTALFVLEVAAKNPGKSLSKLTEEHLGKVGGALMFLSISALAYGALIAYIAGSSEIIHSLTNIKPEIAALIFWGLMSAIVFMGIKASGEAELTLSLVLLLALALSIALVLGRIERDNLFTFNTSAALNGLGVVIFAYVSHMVIPELFKGLKDVKTTAKAVFIGYLVPMVFYALFVLSFVGAFGSNTPELATSALERLYGNLGRILGLVLPLAAICTSYIGIALAGMDNIKEVLRVNKVHAWILTVFPPLIVYFLGLKSFVNALWLAGTFGGLLYAGILPTAMYLKVKREQKGFHLDVPHWVAYFSGVIFLMLFLYSIASLA from the coding sequence ATGAAAAAGCTAACGTTGGCCGAAGCGAGTGCAATGCTTATAGGAACTCAAATTGGGGCGGGTGTATTGGGGTTACCATATGCGTTGAAAGACGCTGGAATCCTCGGAGTATTGGTAGTTATTGTAGCTGGATTAATGACGCTTTTGACGGCTTTGTTTGTCCTTGAAGTTGCTGCCAAAAACCCAGGGAAAAGCCTTTCAAAACTTACCGAGGAGCATTTAGGTAAAGTAGGTGGCGCTTTAATGTTTCTCAGCATCTCCGCTTTGGCATACGGGGCTCTTATAGCTTACATTGCTGGAAGCTCTGAGATTATACATTCCTTGACAAACATTAAGCCCGAAATCGCAGCCCTAATCTTTTGGGGTTTAATGAGCGCAATAGTTTTTATGGGTATTAAGGCTTCCGGAGAGGCTGAGTTAACTCTTTCTCTGGTCCTTCTTTTGGCTCTTGCACTCTCGATAGCCCTTGTTTTGGGCAGAATTGAGAGGGATAATTTGTTTACTTTCAACACTTCTGCGGCTTTAAATGGCTTGGGTGTAGTAATTTTTGCCTATGTAAGCCATATGGTAATCCCTGAGCTCTTTAAAGGGTTGAAAGATGTAAAAACCACAGCAAAAGCTGTTTTTATAGGTTATCTCGTCCCAATGGTCTTTTATGCGTTGTTCGTTCTTTCGTTTGTGGGAGCATTTGGCTCAAATACTCCCGAACTTGCAACAAGTGCACTTGAAAGGTTATATGGAAATCTGGGCAGAATTTTGGGTCTTGTTTTGCCCCTTGCGGCAATATGCACGAGTTATATAGGCATAGCCCTTGCAGGAATGGACAACATAAAAGAGGTTCTGAGAGTAAATAAGGTTCATGCATGGATATTAACAGTATTTCCACCGCTGATAGTGTACTTCCTCGGCCTTAAGAGCTTTGTAAATGCCCTGTGGCTTGCCGGCACTTTTGGTGGACTGCTATATGCAGGAATACTGCCAACTGCAATGTACCTAAAGGTAAAAAGAGAACAGAAGGGCTTCCATCTGGATGTGCCTCATTGGGTAGCTTACTTCTCTGGAGTGATTTTTTTAATGCTTTTCCTCTATTCAATTGCCTCTTTGGCGTGA